A window of the Juglans microcarpa x Juglans regia isolate MS1-56 chromosome 5D, Jm3101_v1.0, whole genome shotgun sequence genome harbors these coding sequences:
- the LOC121266286 gene encoding DAG protein, chloroplastic-like, with amino-acid sequence MATFTLSLLPKTLTPLSLHKLSTPTPTPATRTHFGYARPHLKPFTINSRPPIRAAAVDGDFSTRRGSGSSSSEPRETIMLPGCDYNHWLIVMEFPKDPAPTREQMIDTYLDTLATVLGSMEEAKKNMYAFSTTTYTGFQCTVDEETSEKFKGLPGVLWVLPDSYIDVKNKDYGGDKYINGEIIPCKYPTYQPKRSGSKYESRRYERRRDGPPPDRRRPRQGTTTSDTAS; translated from the exons ATGGCGACGTTtaccctctctctcctccccaaAACCCTAACCCCTCTTTCTCTTCACAAACTCTCCACTCCCACTCCCACTCCCGCGACTCGTACTCACTTTGGCTACGCTCGCCCGCACCTAAAACCCTTCACGATAAATTCACGGCCGCCGATCAGAGCAGCAGCCGTTGATGGGGATTTTTCGACCAGGAGAGGCAGTGGCAGTAGCAGCAGCGAGCCCAGGGAGACCATCATGCTCCCGGGATGCGATTACAACCATTGGCTGATTGTGATGGAGTTTCCCAAGGACCCTGCGCCCACGAGAGAGCAGATGATTGATACTTACCTCGATACCCTCGCCACTGTCTTGGGCAG CATGGAAGAAGCAAAGAAGAATATGTATGCTTTCAGTACCACCACCTACACTGGCTTTCAGTGCACAGTTGATGAAGAAACATCTGAGAAATTTAAGG GATTGCCTGGGGTTCTATGGGTTTTGCCAGACTCGTACATTGATGTCAAAAATAAGGACTATGGAG gggATAAATATATCAATGGAGAGATAATCCCCTGCAAGTACCCTACCTATCAACCAAAGCGCAGCGGATCAAAATATGAAAGTAGAAGGTATGAAAGACGGAGGGATGGCCCCCCTCCTGATAGGAGAAGACCCAGACAAGGGACCACTACTTCAGACACAGCCTCTTGA